The following are encoded in a window of Arvicanthis niloticus isolate mArvNil1 chromosome 1, mArvNil1.pat.X, whole genome shotgun sequence genomic DNA:
- the LOC117697106 gene encoding olfactory receptor 52B2-like: protein MEHNTTQQYISIFYLVGIPGLENFHYLISIPVCFLFVLTLLGNSLIIATIKLEPSLHQPMYFFLCMLAMNDIFLTCSTSLKMLGIFWFNEHWIEFDICLTQMYFIHTLCIFESAILVAMAFDRFVAICIPLHYSTILTTAMVIKLAVVGLSRAAFMVLPCLFLIKRLPYYTSYIIPHTYCEHMAVVKLASASTLINRAYGISVALSVTILDIWLIATSYIKILQAVFRLSSQNARSKALGTCAAHICTILAFYTPALFSFLTHRIGKNVSPSVHIILASMYLLVPPTVNPLVYGVKTKQIRDRVMGLFSHLKITVY from the coding sequence ATGGAACATAATACAACACAGCAGTACATTTCAATTTTCTACCTGGTTGGTATTCCTGGCTTGGAAAATTTTCACTACTTGATCAGCAtccctgtctgcttcctgtttgttctGACCCTGCTGGGGAACAGCTTAATCATTGCTACTATCAAACTAGAACCAAGCCTCCATCAGCCTATGTATTTCTTCCTTTGCATGCTGGCAATGAATGACATTTTTCTTACTTGTTCCACATCCCTGAAAATGCTTGGTATTTTCTGGTTCAACGAACACTGGATTGAGTTTGATATCTGTCTAACACAAATGTATTTTATCCACACGCTTTGCATTTTTGAGTCAGCCATCCTGGTGGCTATGGCTTTTGATCGCTTTGTGGCCATTTGCATCCCACTGCACTACTCAACCATCCTCACAACAGCCATGGTTATTAAACTGGCCGTAGTTGGCTTGAGCCGAGCTGCGTTCATGGTTTTGCCCTGTCTTTTTCTGATTAAGAGGCTTCCCTACTACACAAGCTATATAATCCCTCATACCTACTGTGAGCATATGGCTGTGGTGAAgttagccagtgctagcactctcATTAACAGAGCATATGGCATCTCAGTGGCCCTTTCAGTAACAATATTGGACATATGGCTCATAGCCACGTCCTATATAAAAATTCTCCAAGCAGTGTTCCGGCTGTCTTCCCAGAATGCCCGCTCTAAAGCCCTGGGCACCTGTGCTGCACATATCTGCACTATTCTTGCCTTCTATACACCTGCATTGTTTAGCTTCCTAACTCATCGCATTGGTAAGAATGTGTCTCCAAGTGTCCATATCATCTTGGCAAGCATGTACCTTCTAGTGCCCCCCACAGTCAATCCCTTGGTGTATGGTGTCAAGACAAAACAGATTCGGGATCGAGTGATGGGTCTCTTCTCACACTTGAAAATTACTGTATACtga